CCATATCAACAGCATATAACCCCGGATACAGTTCTTCCCCGCTCGGCAACTTATTGTTATGTACGGACTTATATTGATTAACCATTCGCTGCACATCGTTGACTTTCTGAACAGTCAGGAGGTCCATCACTTTAACGGTGGGATTCACTTCTTCATCCTGGATAAGGAAGTAAGCGCTCCCACCACTTTCAAAAGCGGTTCCCGGTATTTCATCCAGATACCCCAGCTGCTTCAACTTGGGCAGATCCACTCTGAACTTTTCATATTTTGGCGTTTCCATATCTGCATTGATGATTGGTAAAATCCCCTTATCTTGCTGGAATGTCTCTACCGCACTCTGGATACGGCTCACGCTTTCCCGATAGGCTATTTTAGGGTCCGAATTGCTCTCCGATGGATACATACAACCACTTGCTGTAAAAGCAAACAACAGGAATAACAGCAGACCGCTCATCTGATGTTTCAGACGCTGCCGTCCGCTTCCTTCAACACATTTTGGCTTGTTCCTAATCATCCGTGTCCTCCTAGAATAACGCTTATCTCAGAACCAGTCATCTTCCTGTTGCTGACGTTCCAGTTGTTTCCGAATGGCTGCCTTTAGCGGGTCCTCTGGAACATGAACCGATAGAGAACCACACACCTTGGCCTGACAGGACAGTCGTGTACCTGCTTCCAACAATGAACCCAGCTTGCGCTTTTCTGCATCCGTTGGCGGATACAGTTCCGCCCGATATTCTTCGTTTACGTTCACCTTGCACATCAAGCAAGCCGCTTTACCATCACATCGGGTCGTAATCTTGACTCCGGCACGTCGAGCTGCATGCAGAAGTGTTGCCCCTGGTTTGAGCACGATTGATTTGTTCATGGGTAAAAAAGTAACTTTGTAGTCCATTATGTTCCTCCCTACTGTGACCATGCAAAGCCAACAAGTTCTTCCACTTCGGCTCTAAAGCGGCTTGTCCATACATTCTGTTGACTTAAAAGCATCATTATAGGTTGATGGGCATGTGGTTGCTGTCGCATCTGTGACGCAATGGGTACATAACGATCTTCTCGACCTCGCAGCATATTAAACAACAGTTCATGCGCAAGCGGCATCAGTCGCAGGGTATATGAACCCACTTGTGCTACTGGTGCATGCGGAGCAAGTACATGTTCAATCTCAATACGGTACCAACTTTTGCGAGCCCATATTTCGAAGCCACCAACCAGTTCCAGCGCACATTCACCAACCTGATAGTGGCTTAGCAGAGAAGCATAAGGTCCTGTTTTATCCACTGTAGGCTCGTCAAGCATTTCCCCTGGAGCACTACGGTGAAGTTCCTTAGCAGCAGCAACATCCGCATAAATATCAATATCTCTGGGAGCCTGTTGCAACTCTACTCCCTGAAGCAGCAAACCACAGCTTCCTCCAAGCAACCATGTCTGTGGCTGTGTGTTCCAGGCTTTGGCCGTTTCCAGCAAAGCCGCGTGTAATTCCGGATAACGCTCTGTCCGACCCTCCGTATCATGCGGCCCCATAGGCTCACACTCCCCTCATCCGTGTTCATTGTGTCAGTTCTTATGATGTGCTTATGCGGATGTAAACTTCAGGCATAGGAAATCAGGTCAGAGAAGCGATTCCACCGAAAAAGCCAATCAGCATAATCAAAAATGCAATTAAGGAAAGAATCCCCCGTACAATACCTTTTGTTTTGGCACGAGCAAACGTAATCAGGAATACAGATAGTCCCATAATGAGGATGGCGACCAATGACAGCCACATCTTGTCCATTGCGCTCATAATCCAGCAGTCTCCCCTTCAGTCCGATATTCATCACTGACACTGTGACAATTGCAACCATTATAACACGAAATTCAGCTCAACTTTCCAAAAAAAAGACAAAAAAGCAAGCCGACAGGAGCCGACTCGTCTTTTTGTCTTACTGGATCACCTGCACAAGCAGGCGTGATCTATTATTTTTTCATCATCATTTTCATTAACGATTCCATACTGCTCGGATTCAATCCGCTTTTCTTGACCGCACTCACAATATCCTTAACCGTATCCTCAGATACCGGAACTTTCGCCATGGCGGATACTTGTTTGATCAATTGGCGCAACTGAGCTTCATTTTGAATCGTCGTTGGTTTCACCGTGCTTGCCAATTTCTTGACGGCACCTTCTGTGATCGTTTTACCCGTTTTCTTGTTGATTGCATTCAGCGCATCTTTGGAAATGTTGTTACCCATTCGTCTCCCCTCCTCCGGCAATACTCATGTGTATAGTATGAGTCCGCAACAGAAAAGGTGAATAAGCTTCTCATTTCACAAATAGGTTTAGGCTGATTACAATCAGGAATGCCATTGCTCCCAGGTTTCAAGCTTCATGACTTCCATTTCAGTCTTCGGGTCACGTCCCATCAAGGCTTCAACTGCATCACGCGGCTGTCTCTCCTGGAATAAAACATGATACAGCTGATCCGCAATCGGCATTTGCACACCGTATTTTTGCGAGATGAAATAGGCAGCTTGTGTAGTTCGAATGCCTTCTACCACCATGCCCATGGACTTCAGAACATCATCCAGCTTCTGTCCCTGGCCCAACATCGAACCTGCTCTCCAGTTCCGGCTATGCTGACTTGTAGCCGTTACAACCAGATCTCCGATTCCGGCAAGTCCCGAAAACGTTAGCGGATTCGCTCCCATCTCTACACCAATACGTGTGATCTCTGCCAGACCACGTGTTAGCAAGGCAGCCTTGGCATTATCACCAAATTGAAGACCATCGGACATACCTGCACCAAGAGCAATAATGTTTTTGAATGCGCCTGCCAGCTCAACACCGAGCATATCCCGATTCGTGTAAACCCGGAAATAGGCATTCATAAACAAAGCTTGAGCAGCCTCCGCAGATGACTTATCCAATGAAGCTACAACCACAGTAGTCGGACAACGCTTCACCACTTCTTCCGCATGGCTTGGGCCAGAAAGAACAACAACACGGCCTTCTTCACATTCAAGTTCTTCTGAAATGACTGTAGACATCCGTTTGAGGCTTTCTGTCTCAAAACCTTTGGTTGCATGAATGACTAACATCTCAGGCTTATAATAAGCCTTAAGCTGGTTCGTAACTGCACGCATGGCTGAAGAAGGCGCAACAATTAACACAGCTATAGCGCCTTCCACCGCAGCTTCCATATCACTTGTTGCCTGAATACGTGGTGAAAGCTCCGCATCCGGAAGATAGCGAGTATTGGTGTGCTTGCTATTGATTTCGTTAGCCTGGTCTTCACCACGTGTCCACATCATCACGTCCAACTGATTGGCGGCAAGTACACTGGCCAGAGCCGTTCCCCAGCTCCCAGCGACCAGAACAGCAACTTTTTTAGACAACTCGTTTACCCCCTCCAGGGTTTTTCGATCCCAATTTATTTTCCTGTCCTTTGGCGAGCTTCGCAATATTGGTACGATGTCTCCAGAACGCAAACAGACAAATAATTAGACTCCCCCAGAAGATATTCATTGAATATCCGGGTAATACCAGGATAAAGATCGGTGTAAATGCTACAAAAATCAGCGACCCCAATGAAACATATCGGGTCAATACAATAGACAGAATAGCGATCACCCCAGCACATAACGCAGGTAGGAAAGCAAGACTCACCAGAACGCCAATGGCCGTGGCAATCCCTTTTCCTCCACGAAAATGGAAGTAAAGAGGCCAGTTATGTCCTGCAATGGCTGCTATACCACTGAGTGCAGGAATCCAGGCAGAACCGTCACTCAGCCAGATTCCAATCCATACAGCTGCAACACCCTTAAGTACATCAAGTAACAGAACAGCGATTGCCGGTCCTTTACCCAAAATACGCAACGTATTGGTAGCTCCTGCGTTTCCGCTTCCGTGCTGACGAATATCGATCCCCCGTATCGCTTTTGCAAGGAGGACACTAAAGCTGATCGAACCGAGCAGATAACTCAGCACAATCGCTGCGATTTGTAAAATCACACACTTCTCCCCTAACCTTCGTCGGACTTCCTCCGAGTAAATATACGGATTGGTGTACCTTCAAAGTTAAACGCTGCACGGATTTTGTTCTCCAGATAGCGCTCGTATGAGAAGTGCATCAATTCCGGATCGTTCACAAAAACAACCATGGTCGGTGGCTTAACGGCAACCTGAGTCACATAGTTGATTCTCATTCTCCGTCCTTTATCTGTTGGCGGAGGGTTAATAGCTACCGCATCCGATACGACATCGTTAAGCAGATGCGTCTGAACACGCAACGAGTGTTGTTCAGCTACATGTTTTACAACCGGCAATAATTTTTGTAAGCGTTGTTTTGTCAGGGCTGACAAAAATACGACTGGAGCATACGTCATAAACAGGAAGTGATCCCGAATTTTCGTCTCAAACTCTTTCATCGTTTTGTCATGCTTCTCAACTACATCCCATTTGTTCACGACAAACAAAGACGCCTTGCCCGCTTCAAATGCATATCCAGCAATATGCTTGTCCTGCTCAATAATGCCTTCTTCACCATTAATGACAATCAGAACGACATCCGCACGCTCGATCGCACGCATAGCACGCATTACACTGTATTTCTCAGTTGTTTCATATACTTTACCACGCTTACGCATACCTGCTGTATCAATCAGCACGTAACGTTGGCCGTCTTTTTCAAAAGGTGTATCAATCGCATCCCGGGTCGTTCCAGCCACATCACTTACAATGACACGCTCTTCCCCCAGAATAGCGTTCACCAGTGAAGATTTACCCACATTAGGACGTCCGATCAGAGCTACACGAATGACATCTTCATCGTAAGTCTCTTCCTCAAGTTCTGGCAACTTCTCCACAATAGCATCAAGCAAATCACCTACACCTGTACCGTGACTTCCGGATACGCCGATGGGATCACCGAAACCGAATCCATAAAACTCATAAATGAGCTCACTTCGTCCGATATTATCCACTTTGTTAACAGCTACAACAATAGGCTTGCCTGAGCGGTAGAGCATCTCTGCTACCTCTTCATCCGATTGCGTAATACCTGCTTTTGCATCACACATGAATACAATAACGTCCGCTTCTTCAATAGCGAGCTCTGCTTGCATCCGAATCGATTTTAAGATGACATCTTCACCATCAATTTCGATACCACCTGTATCAATGATACTAAATGGTTTACCGTTCCATTCACCGATTCCATATATACGGTCACGGGTAATGCCCGGCTTGTCTTCCACAATGGCCAGTCTGTCGCCGATGATCCGATTGAAAATGGTGGATTTACCCACGTTCGGTCGTCCGACAATTGCCACAACGGGTCTTGCCATACAGTCCACTCCTCCTGTCCATACTTACGATAATCATCATAGCAAAAAAGATAAGTCTTGGCTAACGTTTCATGCCAAATTACTTGCAATAAAAACAATCGGCGAACCCGCCTGGGGCTCGCCGATCTTGCTTTTATTATTCAGCAAAATATGCAGTATATAACTTAGAACCATGCATTGTTAACTTATTTGAATTTGCTGAGTTTGTCACCAAACAGTTCGCCGAGCGTAGTGCTCATACCTTGATTGTTCAAGGAAACGTTTGGATTGTTGATTTCTTCACGTGGAGCGTTGTTTCTTGCTGGACGCTCTGATTTTTGTGGTTGAGCAGGAGCTTCTTCTGTTTCTTTGATGCTCAAGCTTACACGTTGCTCAGAAGGGTTCATGTCCAAGATTTTAACTTGAACTTCTTGTCCTTCTTTCAGCACTTCATGAGGAGTGCCGATGTGTTTGTGGGAGATTTGCGAAATATGCACAAGTCCCTCAACACCAGGAGCGATTTCAACAAATGCACCGAAGTCGACCAGACGTTTTACAACACCTGTTACGATATCGCTGGAATTGAATTTTTCGCTTGCAGTTTCCCAAGGACCTGGTTGAACTGCTTTCATGCTCAGGCTGATTTTGCCTTTTTCAGGGTCAACTTTCAGCACTTTCACACTAACTTTGTCGCCTTCAGACAGAACGTCGGATGGTTTTTCAACGTGTGTCCAAGCCAGCTCGGATACGTGAACCAAACCGTCAACTCCGCCCACATCAACAAATGCTCCGAATTGAGTCAAACGTTGTACTGTACCTTCGATCACTTGACCTTCTTGCAAACCAGCCATAACCGTTGCTTTGTTTGCTTCGAATTCTTGTTCCAGTACGTCTTTTTGGGAAAGGATCACTTTGTTGTTCTCACGGTCGATCTCTTTCACTTTAACACGCAGTGTGCGTCCTTTGTAGTCGCTGAAGTCTTCAACGAAATGGCGTTCAACCATGGATGCCGGGATAAATCCACGTACGCCCACGTCTGCTACCAGACCACCTTTAACAACATCACCTACAACAACTTCGAATACGTCTTGGTCTTCAAAATGCTTTTGCAATTGATCCCAAGCGTTTTCGCTGTCGATTGCACGTTTGGACAGAACGAGTTTTTCTTTCTCGTCGTCGATGCTAAGAACTTTAGCTTCAACTTCTTGTCCAACTTCTACTGCATCAGACGCGCTGTCCACATGTAATGAAGACAGTTCACGAATTGGAATGACACCGTCATATTTATATCCAATGCTCACATAGGCTTGGTTATCTTCCAATTTGACGATGGTTCCTTTTACGGTATCTCCTTTTTTCAAGGAAACGAATTGATCCAACTCATCTTGGGTTGCTTCTTGATTTTTCATTTCTTCCGACATGTCAAATACCCTCCTCAATTCAAAAACCCCATTATATTCAAACCTGCCTGTAGCAGAGTTCAAAACACTTTCATCACTGAGTACTCAAGCTTTAGTCTCCCTCAAAAATATGGAAACATGCACTCAGCTACCGACGAAGCCATTACTTGCTTGGCACGCCCGTTTGCACCATTTCGTTAATCTTGGACATAATCTTTTCAGTCGCCTTCTCCAGAGCTTCTCCGGAGGGGTCTTCCTTGAACTCGTCCAAACTTACTGGTGCTCCATATACAACTTTCATCTTACGAAAAACTTTGTAGTTACCGATAATAGCAGTAGGAATAACTGTAGCGCCACTACGGAGAGCAAAACTCGCTGCTCCTTTTTTGCCGATACCTCCATCATTGTGACGGCTCCCCGAGGGGAAGATCCCAAGCACTTGACCATCACGCAAAATATTGAGTGAGGTTTTGATGGATTCCTTGCTCACACCTCCACGTTTAACGGGGAAAGCGCCTACGGCTTTAATAATTCGGCCGAGTACCGGAATTTCAAACAATTCGCTTTTGGCCATGAAACGCACCTGACGGCGAATTTTGATACCAACAGTTGGAGGATCGAAGTTACTAATATGATTGGAACATAAAAGTACGCCGCCTTCTTTCGGAATATTCTCCCGTCCAACGGCCTCCAAGCGGAAAAGAATGGTGTAAATGATCCGCAGTAATGTGCTGCAAAATGTGTAAATCATAGACCGATCTCTCCTCTGACCATTGTGCAATAAGATACGATTTTGTCAACCACTTCATGAATGTTCATCTGTGTTGTATCCAGGACGATAGCATCCTCAGCACAACGCAGTGGGGAAATTTCCCGATTCTCATCCAAT
The window above is part of the Paenibacillus sp. 1781tsa1 genome. Proteins encoded here:
- a CDS encoding DUF3939 domain-containing protein, which codes for MIRNKPKCVEGSGRQRLKHQMSGLLLFLLFAFTASGCMYPSESNSDPKIAYRESVSRIQSAVETFQQDKGILPIINADMETPKYEKFRVDLPKLKQLGYLDEIPGTAFESGGSAYFLIQDEEVNPTVKVMDLLTVQKVNDVQRMVNQYKSVHNNKLPSGEELYPGLYAVDMDQAAQAGTPSITLNSVYSGQALPFMMDDEGKVYVDYAFDIMQAVEKSDMSPAETEDVREFLLEHSYFVPVKSVFYVWQNNAPVAQPIK
- a CDS encoding 2Fe-2S iron-sulfur cluster-binding protein is translated as MDYKVTFLPMNKSIVLKPGATLLHAARRAGVKITTRCDGKAACLMCKVNVNEEYRAELYPPTDAEKRKLGSLLEAGTRLSCQAKVCGSLSVHVPEDPLKAAIRKQLERQQQEDDWF
- a CDS encoding DUF2768 family protein, producing the protein MSAMDKMWLSLVAILIMGLSVFLITFARAKTKGIVRGILSLIAFLIMLIGFFGGIASLT
- a CDS encoding stage VI sporulation protein F; amino-acid sequence: MGNNISKDALNAINKKTGKTITEGAVKKLASTVKPTTIQNEAQLRQLIKQVSAMAKVPVSEDTVKDIVSAVKKSGLNPSSMESLMKMMMKK
- a CDS encoding NAD(P)H-dependent glycerol-3-phosphate dehydrogenase, with protein sequence MSKKVAVLVAGSWGTALASVLAANQLDVMMWTRGEDQANEINSKHTNTRYLPDAELSPRIQATSDMEAAVEGAIAVLIVAPSSAMRAVTNQLKAYYKPEMLVIHATKGFETESLKRMSTVISEELECEEGRVVVLSGPSHAEEVVKRCPTTVVVASLDKSSAEAAQALFMNAYFRVYTNRDMLGVELAGAFKNIIALGAGMSDGLQFGDNAKAALLTRGLAEITRIGVEMGANPLTFSGLAGIGDLVVTATSQHSRNWRAGSMLGQGQKLDDVLKSMGMVVEGIRTTQAAYFISQKYGVQMPIADQLYHVLFQERQPRDAVEALMGRDPKTEMEVMKLETWEQWHS
- the plsY gene encoding glycerol-3-phosphate 1-O-acyltransferase PlsY, encoding MILQIAAIVLSYLLGSISFSVLLAKAIRGIDIRQHGSGNAGATNTLRILGKGPAIAVLLLDVLKGVAAVWIGIWLSDGSAWIPALSGIAAIAGHNWPLYFHFRGGKGIATAIGVLVSLAFLPALCAGVIAILSIVLTRYVSLGSLIFVAFTPIFILVLPGYSMNIFWGSLIICLFAFWRHRTNIAKLAKGQENKLGSKNPGGGKRVV
- the der gene encoding ribosome biogenesis GTPase Der, whose protein sequence is MARPVVAIVGRPNVGKSTIFNRIIGDRLAIVEDKPGITRDRIYGIGEWNGKPFSIIDTGGIEIDGEDVILKSIRMQAELAIEEADVIVFMCDAKAGITQSDEEVAEMLYRSGKPIVVAVNKVDNIGRSELIYEFYGFGFGDPIGVSGSHGTGVGDLLDAIVEKLPELEEETYDEDVIRVALIGRPNVGKSSLVNAILGEERVIVSDVAGTTRDAIDTPFEKDGQRYVLIDTAGMRKRGKVYETTEKYSVMRAMRAIERADVVLIVINGEEGIIEQDKHIAGYAFEAGKASLFVVNKWDVVEKHDKTMKEFETKIRDHFLFMTYAPVVFLSALTKQRLQKLLPVVKHVAEQHSLRVQTHLLNDVVSDAVAINPPPTDKGRRMRINYVTQVAVKPPTMVVFVNDPELMHFSYERYLENKIRAAFNFEGTPIRIFTRRKSDEG
- the rpsA gene encoding 30S ribosomal protein S1, coding for MSEEMKNQEATQDELDQFVSLKKGDTVKGTIVKLEDNQAYVSIGYKYDGVIPIRELSSLHVDSASDAVEVGQEVEAKVLSIDDEKEKLVLSKRAIDSENAWDQLQKHFEDQDVFEVVVGDVVKGGLVADVGVRGFIPASMVERHFVEDFSDYKGRTLRVKVKEIDRENNKVILSQKDVLEQEFEANKATVMAGLQEGQVIEGTVQRLTQFGAFVDVGGVDGLVHVSELAWTHVEKPSDVLSEGDKVSVKVLKVDPEKGKISLSMKAVQPGPWETASEKFNSSDIVTGVVKRLVDFGAFVEIAPGVEGLVHISQISHKHIGTPHEVLKEGQEVQVKILDMNPSEQRVSLSIKETEEAPAQPQKSERPARNNAPREEINNPNVSLNNQGMSTTLGELFGDKLSKFK
- a CDS encoding 1-acyl-sn-glycerol-3-phosphate acyltransferase, whose translation is MIYTFCSTLLRIIYTILFRLEAVGRENIPKEGGVLLCSNHISNFDPPTVGIKIRRQVRFMAKSELFEIPVLGRIIKAVGAFPVKRGGVSKESIKTSLNILRDGQVLGIFPSGSRHNDGGIGKKGAASFALRSGATVIPTAIIGNYKVFRKMKVVYGAPVSLDEFKEDPSGEALEKATEKIMSKINEMVQTGVPSK